Proteins from one Oryza sativa Japonica Group chromosome 12, ASM3414082v1 genomic window:
- the LOC4352739 gene encoding ubiquitin-conjugating enzyme E2 variant 1C: MASSGDPSAVVVPRNFRLLEELERGEKGIGDGSVSYGMDDADDIYMRSWTGTIIGPHNTVHEGRIYQLKLFCDKDYPDRPPTVKFHSRINMTCVNPENGLVDQRKFSLLSNWRREYTMEAILTQLKKEMAASHNRKLVQPPEGTFF, translated from the exons ATGGCGTCGAGTGGAGATCCATCGGCAGTCGTCG TGCCTAGGAACTTCAGACTGCTAGAAGAGCttgagagaggggagaagggcaTCGGTGATGGATCAGTAAGCTATGGAATGGATGATGCAGACGATATCTACATGCGCTCTTGGACAGGCACAATTATTGGTCCCCATAAC aCTGTCCATGAGGGCCGGATATACCAACTGAAGCTTTTCTGCGACAAGGACTACCCAGACAGGCCACCAACTGTAAAATTTCACTCAAGAATCAACATGACCTGTGTAAACCCAGAGAATGGATTG GTTGACCAAAGGAAGTTCAGCCTGTTGTCAAATTGGCGCCGCGAGTACACAATGGAGGCTATCTTGACCCAACTTAAGAAAGAGATGGCAGCATCACACAACCGGAAACTAGTGCAGCCTCCAGAGGGGACATTCTTCTAG
- the LOC4352738 gene encoding uncharacterized protein has product MSAAEDPAKPPPPPPPQLEASGSDPDDPLLRDRVVVIAPPPPPPPPPPPPAPAPALLAPAENASAEAAFAVPPAAIAAVVEANGNSEKKKKRKTDEGEGCKSCSCKKSKCLKLYCVCFASGSHCSESCGCDPCYNKSIHGVPRSTPALPLKAVQTLETGQDSVEQLIRSPMDFGRRKCTCKKSGCLKKYCDCYQGGAGCSINCKCDDCKNPYGRKVGVILDGKNILAGPTPNERNGTEADSSDDEEDDYYMNRPLSPVSPSPVSRESSFQQETLVGVEVQTMNGHLYPKPLTQVRPESWQLTRRPTEEVRGEAWHYLRRPSEDGTSDVMEGHADPKFQRDNKQLENHVDRYSIPRCIEVMNAMADLSPIEKSLAPDVFLDPSNREIFLSLTVDIRTMWLKRKMKSLV; this is encoded by the exons ATGTCGGCCGCGGAGGATCCCGCGAAGCCCccgcccccacccccgccgcAGCTCGAGGCGTCCGGATCGGACCCCGACGACCCCCTCCTCCGCGAccgcgtcgtcgtcatcgcccctccccctcccccgccaccaccaccaccaccaccagcacccGCCCCCGCCCTCCTCGCCCCCGCCGAGAACGCCTCCGCGGAAGCCGCCTTCGccgtgccgccggcggcgatcgcggcggtggtggaggcgaaCGGCAactcggagaagaagaagaa GAGGAAGACGGATGAAGGGGAAGGGTGCAAGTCGTGCAGCTGCAAGAAATCCAAGTGCCTTAAGCT TTATTGTGTGTGTTTTGCATCTGGATCACATTGTTCTGAATCATGTGGATGTGATCCATGTTACAACAAATCTATTCATGGTGTTCCACGGAGTACACCAGCCTTGCCTTTGAAAGCTGTTCAAACATTAGAGACTGGTCAAGATTCAGTG GAACAACTTATAAGATCCCCTATGGACTTTGGTAGAAGAAAATGCACTTGCAAAAAGTCAGGCTGCCTTAAGAAATACTGTGACTGCTACCAG GGAGGAGCAGGATGCTCCATCAACTGTAAATGTGATGATTGCAAGAACCCATATGGGAGAAAAG TTGGTGTTATTTTGGATGGTAAAAATATTCTTGCTGGACCAACACCAAATGAAAGGAATGGAACAGAAGCTGACTCAAGTGACGATGAAGAAGATGATTATTATATGAACCGACCACTCTCGCCTGTCTCCCCATCTCCAGTATCCAGAGAGTCTTCATTCCAACAGGAGACTTTAGTTGGCGTCGAAGTCCAGACTATGAATGGGCATCTATACCCAAAACCGCTTACCCAAGTGCGGCCGGAATCATGGCAGCTCACTAGGAGGCCTACTGAGGAAGTGCGAGGAGAGGCATGGCACTACTTGAGGAGGCCCAGTGAGGATGGAACATCCGATGTTATGGAAGGACATGCTGACCCCAAGTTTCAGAGAGACAATAAACAGCTGGAAAACCATGTTGATAGGTACAGCATTCCGCGGTGCATCGAGGTGATGAACGCCATGGCAGACCTCTCGCCGATCGAGAAGTCGCTCGCACCGGACGTCTTCTTGGATCCAAGCAATCGGGAGATTTTTCTTTCACTGACTGTAGATATTCGAACCATGTGGCTGAAGCGTAAGATGAAGAGCCTTGTGTAG